A window of Leptotrichia wadei contains these coding sequences:
- a CDS encoding glycosyltransferase family 9 protein, with protein MKILIIRFSSFGDVVLTTPVIRAIKEKCPKAVIDFAVYNTFSEAISLNPEIRNLIIFEKKKSKDRKYIKDMINRLKTENYDCVIDLHSKFLSRIIGKSLENRHTQYCRYKKRKWWKTILVKLKLITYNADCTIVESYFTALKKLGINFSDENIKNGLGDNLEFYIDKKMEEEFVKKYDLENGNYFVLAPGASKFTKKWPYYDELAKKILKNKNKFVNNEEKLRIFVIGGKEDANVVKTDEDEQIIDLCGKISFKESGILLKYAKAAVANDSGPFHIARAVKAKTFVFFGPTDPKLFSFEKNTFLLNNPSCPPHSLYGDNKFPKKYADCMTGISVETVFNKIVKEYN; from the coding sequence ATGAAAATATTAATAATAAGATTTAGCTCATTTGGGGATGTAGTGCTTACAACGCCAGTAATAAGGGCAATTAAAGAAAAATGTCCAAAAGCTGTAATAGATTTTGCAGTTTACAATACTTTTTCTGAAGCAATTTCCTTGAATCCTGAAATTAGGAATTTGATAATTTTTGAGAAAAAGAAAAGTAAGGACCGAAAATATATAAAAGACATGATAAATAGACTAAAAACAGAAAATTATGACTGTGTCATTGATCTTCATTCTAAATTTTTATCTAGAATTATTGGAAAAAGTCTTGAAAACAGGCATACTCAATATTGCCGATACAAAAAAAGAAAATGGTGGAAAACTATTCTTGTAAAGTTAAAACTTATAACTTATAATGCAGATTGCACAATTGTTGAAAGTTACTTTACAGCTTTAAAAAAATTGGGAATAAATTTTTCGGATGAAAACATAAAAAATGGACTTGGGGATAATTTAGAATTTTATATTGATAAAAAAATGGAAGAAGAGTTTGTAAAAAAATATGATTTGGAAAATGGAAATTATTTTGTGTTAGCTCCTGGAGCTTCTAAATTTACGAAAAAATGGCCTTATTATGATGAATTGGCAAAAAAAATTTTGAAAAATAAAAATAAATTTGTAAATAATGAGGAAAAATTAAGAATTTTTGTGATTGGCGGAAAAGAAGATGCAAATGTTGTAAAAACTGATGAAGATGAACAAATTATTGATTTGTGCGGGAAAATTTCCTTTAAGGAAAGCGGAATATTGTTGAAATATGCAAAAGCGGCTGTTGCAAATGATTCAGGCCCGTTTCATATAGCCAGAGCTGTAAAAGCCAAGACTTTTGTATTTTTTGGACCGACTGATCCGAAATTATTTTCCTTTGAAAAAAATACTTTTTTACTGAATAATCCAAGTTGTCCGCCACATTCACTTTACGGAGACAATAAATTTCCAAAAAAATACGCAGATTGTATGACTGGAATCTCAGTAGAAACTGTATTTAATAAAATTGTTAAAGAATACAATTAA
- a CDS encoding TraX family protein: MKKLNTNQLKYIALFFMFLDSVFFVFSGFLPSWIHLITRFVAPLFAFFTVEGFYHTRNRKKYMARLWIAAILMQFGNVISFIILGERYQIIDNIFLSLAIGFTIIYFLQKGRSSKKVIYNILGIFLFILGLVFSFVPIVIGNYIMGLEGGIQTLFTMISFWAFYGNRKKQVITFLILNMLYIPLFTPSLNPAKYPNSRAWFDSFCYNSDGLTFLFLPFIFLYNGKKGSKAPIHKWFFYIFYPLQFWILNILAFFLKIRS, from the coding sequence ATGAAAAAATTAAATACAAATCAGTTGAAATATATTGCTTTGTTTTTTATGTTTTTAGACTCAGTATTTTTTGTATTTTCAGGATTTTTACCATCTTGGATTCATTTAATCACAAGATTTGTGGCACCATTATTTGCATTTTTTACAGTGGAAGGCTTTTATCATACAAGAAATCGTAAAAAATATATGGCAAGATTGTGGATAGCCGCTATTTTGATGCAATTTGGAAATGTAATTTCATTTATTATACTAGGAGAAAGATATCAAATAATAGATAATATTTTTTTAAGTCTTGCGATTGGATTTACAATAATTTATTTCTTGCAAAAAGGGAGAAGTAGTAAAAAAGTAATTTATAATATTTTAGGAATTTTTCTTTTTATTTTGGGATTGGTATTTTCTTTTGTTCCTATTGTGATTGGAAATTATATCATGGGACTTGAAGGTGGAATACAGACTTTGTTTACAATGATTAGTTTTTGGGCATTTTATGGAAATAGAAAAAAGCAGGTAATAACATTTTTAATTTTGAATATGTTATATATTCCATTATTTACGCCATCGTTAAATCCTGCTAAATACCCTAATTCAAGAGCATGGTTTGACAGTTTTTGCTATAACAGCGACGGTTTAACATTTTTATTTTTACCATTCATATTTTTGTACAATGGAAAAAAAGGAAGCAAGGCACCAATTCACAAATGGTTTTTCTATATTTTTTACCCTTTGCAATTTTGGATTTTGAATATTCTTGCATTCTTTTTGAAAATAAGAAGTTAA
- a CDS encoding Cof-type HAD-IIB family hydrolase has protein sequence MYKAVVSDLDGTLLNEEHKVSPFTKETIELLLEKGIKFYIATGRGYVGAKEIMDEIGLKIPLITSNGARIVDENGREIYVNNIEQKYVDKIFSIDYKSFDKGIILNGFSGNHWYVTEDARDYFYAQKPNRKQYPEQIEWDNFKKLAFTKIFFLGEHKKLLEIEKEVRKVTNNEVNIVFVNEKSLEIFSSDCDKAVAAGFLLQRDGLLLKDAVSFGDGFNDYDLITQTGLGFAMKNSIYRLLEKLTDTEVIGSNAEDGMARKVREIFKI, from the coding sequence ATGTATAAGGCTGTTGTAAGTGATCTGGACGGGACGCTTTTAAATGAAGAGCATAAAGTTAGTCCATTCACAAAGGAAACAATTGAATTGCTGCTGGAAAAAGGGATAAAGTTTTATATTGCAACTGGACGTGGATATGTCGGAGCAAAGGAAATTATGGATGAAATTGGACTGAAAATTCCTTTGATTACGTCAAATGGCGCTAGGATTGTAGATGAAAATGGAAGAGAAATTTACGTGAATAATATTGAACAAAAATATGTGGACAAAATTTTTTCGATTGACTATAAATCGTTTGATAAAGGAATAATTTTAAATGGATTCTCAGGTAATCATTGGTACGTTACGGAAGATGCCAGAGATTATTTTTATGCTCAAAAGCCAAATAGGAAGCAGTATCCAGAGCAAATTGAGTGGGATAACTTTAAAAAACTTGCTTTTACAAAAATATTTTTTCTAGGCGAGCATAAAAAACTGCTGGAAATAGAAAAGGAAGTAAGAAAAGTAACGAATAATGAAGTTAATATCGTATTTGTAAACGAAAAAAGTTTGGAGATCTTTTCAAGTGACTGCGATAAGGCTGTGGCAGCTGGATTTTTGCTTCAAAGGGATGGACTGTTGTTAAAAGATGCAGTTTCATTTGGAGATGGATTTAATGATTATGATTTAATAACTCAAACTGGACTTGGATTTGCAATGAAAAATTCAATTTATAGACTGCTTGAAAAATTAACAGATACAGAAGTTATTGGAAGCAATGCTGAAGATGGGATGGCAAGGAAAGTAAGGGAAATATTTAAGATTTAG
- a CDS encoding response regulator, whose translation MNKIALVVDDTSYIREDIKDILEEQGYKVYEASDGLEAVEMYKKVNPSVVTMDINMPRMHGLKAAQVITDLDKEARIMICSTMVMFPNYMKMGKEAGAKAFLSKPFNEEEFMNEFSKLFL comes from the coding sequence ATGAATAAAATTGCATTGGTTGTAGATGATACATCATATATTAGAGAGGACATAAAGGATATTCTTGAAGAACAGGGATATAAAGTGTATGAAGCAAGCGATGGGCTGGAAGCTGTGGAAATGTATAAAAAGGTAAACCCATCTGTTGTAACAATGGATATAAATATGCCAAGAATGCACGGATTAAAAGCTGCACAAGTTATTACGGATTTGGATAAGGAAGCTAGAATCATGATTTGCAGTACAATGGTTATGTTTCCTAATTATATGAAAATGGGGAAAGAAGCTGGAGCAAAGGCATTTTTGTCAAAACCTTTTAATGAAGAGGAATTTATGAATGAGTTTTCAAAATTATTTTTATAA
- a CDS encoding UDP-N-acetylmuramoyl-L-alanyl-D-glutamate--2,6-diaminopimelate ligase: MYKIFKDVSYKLLQEGENFEIRGIEYDSRKIEKDFVFVAMTGSAVDGHDFIQKAIDSGAKMIICERDVNAKEYRNANFVTFVQVEDIRKKLGIIASNYYDYPQNKIKIVGITGTNGKTTSSFILENILEKTARIGTTGNRILDEEFETVNTTPESLELIKLIDKSVKKGVDYFIMEVSSHALQIGRVDMLKFDSAIFTNLTQDHLDFHKTMENYFNAKKKIFSMLRNNGAGIVNIDDKYGEKIYSEKKGGNNDYISISIKNEEADVWGDILNYTNHGMKIKINLDNYFERRNLVKNKDEEEYKFEIELVGEYNLYNVLGCAASALSLGVKIDFIVKKLQEMPSVPGRFETIKNDLEARIVIDFAHTDDGLLNIGKTLKQITDNQVITIFGAGGDRDHDKRPKMAKAATKFSDYIILTSDNPRTENPIKILADIEKGLIAEKYPFDKYIIIADREKAIRYGMRLLKKGDSLLIAGKGHETYQIIGTEKTHFDDREVVRKILAGK, translated from the coding sequence ATGTATAAAATATTTAAAGATGTAAGTTACAAGTTGCTTCAAGAGGGAGAAAACTTTGAAATTAGGGGTATTGAGTATGATTCACGAAAAATCGAAAAGGATTTTGTATTTGTGGCAATGACAGGAAGTGCTGTGGATGGGCATGATTTTATTCAAAAGGCTATTGACAGCGGGGCTAAAATGATTATTTGTGAAAGGGATGTAAATGCAAAAGAGTATAGAAATGCTAATTTTGTAACTTTTGTTCAAGTGGAGGATATACGTAAAAAATTAGGAATAATTGCTTCAAATTATTATGATTATCCACAAAATAAAATAAAAATAGTTGGAATTACAGGAACAAATGGCAAAACTACATCAAGTTTTATTTTGGAAAATATTTTGGAAAAAACAGCTAGAATAGGAACTACTGGAAATCGTATTTTAGATGAAGAGTTTGAAACAGTTAATACAACTCCAGAATCATTAGAATTAATAAAATTAATAGATAAAAGTGTAAAAAAAGGTGTAGATTACTTTATAATGGAAGTAAGTTCCCATGCCCTTCAAATTGGACGTGTGGATATGCTTAAATTTGATTCTGCAATATTTACTAACTTGACACAAGACCACCTTGATTTTCACAAAACTATGGAGAATTATTTTAATGCCAAGAAAAAAATATTTTCAATGCTGAGAAATAATGGTGCAGGAATAGTTAATATTGACGATAAATACGGGGAAAAAATTTATTCTGAAAAAAAAGGTGGAAATAACGATTATATTTCCATAAGTATAAAAAATGAAGAAGCTGACGTATGGGGAGATATTTTAAATTATACAAATCATGGAATGAAAATAAAAATAAACTTGGATAATTATTTTGAAAGAAGAAATCTTGTAAAAAATAAAGATGAAGAAGAATACAAATTTGAAATAGAATTAGTGGGAGAATATAATTTATATAATGTCCTTGGCTGTGCTGCCAGTGCATTGTCACTTGGAGTAAAAATAGATTTTATTGTAAAAAAATTACAAGAAATGCCTTCAGTTCCAGGAAGATTTGAAACAATAAAAAACGATTTGGAGGCAAGAATCGTAATAGATTTTGCACATACAGATGATGGACTTTTAAATATTGGAAAAACTTTAAAGCAAATTACAGATAATCAAGTAATAACAATATTTGGTGCAGGTGGCGACAGAGATCATGATAAGCGTCCAAAAATGGCAAAAGCAGCAACAAAATTTAGTGATTACATCATTTTAACATCAGATAATCCTCGTACAGAAAATCCCATAAAAATTTTAGCAGATATAGAAAAAGGGCTTATTGCAGAAAAATATCCATTTGATAAATATATAATTATCGCCGACAGGGAAAAGGCAATAAGATACGGAATGAGACTTCTTAAAAAGGGAGATAGTCTTTTAATCGCAGGAAAAGGACATGAAACTTATCAAATAATCGGAACTGAAAAAACACATTTTGATGATAGGGAAGTAGTAAGAAAAATTTTGGCTGGGAAATAA
- a CDS encoding HAD family hydrolase yields MFKAVVSDLDGTLLNAEHKVSEFTRETVELLLKKGIKFYIATGRNYLGAKEAMDELGVKVPLITSHGSVAFDENGNEIFSNNLKREYLDKVLNIDYKSFGKDIIITGYSGPNWFVTEDLREYFYNKKPDRTRYPEQITPEEFKKHNFTKIFFLGEDHDELLGLENEIRKVVGDGNVSLLFANEGSLEVFSANCNKAKAAEVLLERDGLTLKDAISFGDGLNDYELITETGLGFAMGNSIYLLLEKLSDTEVIESNAEDGMAKKLRELFNL; encoded by the coding sequence ATGTTTAAAGCTGTTGTAAGTGATTTGGACGGTACACTTTTGAATGCAGAACATAAAGTGAGTGAATTTACTAGGGAAACAGTAGAATTATTATTGAAAAAAGGAATAAAATTTTATATTGCGACTGGAAGAAATTATTTAGGAGCAAAAGAAGCGATGGATGAACTTGGCGTGAAAGTTCCGCTTATTACTTCACACGGATCTGTCGCTTTTGATGAAAATGGGAATGAAATTTTTTCAAATAATTTGAAGCGAGAATATTTGGATAAAGTCTTGAATATTGATTACAAGTCGTTTGGGAAAGATATAATTATAACTGGATATTCTGGACCAAATTGGTTTGTTACTGAAGATTTACGAGAATATTTTTACAATAAAAAGCCTGATAGAACTAGATATCCAGAGCAAATTACTCCTGAAGAATTTAAAAAGCATAATTTTACAAAAATATTTTTTCTTGGGGAAGATCACGATGAATTGCTGGGACTTGAAAATGAAATAAGAAAAGTGGTTGGAGATGGAAATGTAAGTCTTTTATTTGCGAACGAAGGAAGTTTGGAAGTTTTTTCAGCAAACTGCAATAAGGCAAAAGCGGCTGAAGTACTACTAGAAAGAGACGGACTTACATTAAAAGATGCAATTTCATTTGGTGACGGATTGAATGACTATGAATTGATAACAGAAACTGGGCTTGGATTTGCGATGGGAAATTCAATTTATTTGCTGCTTGAAAAACTTTCAGATACTGAAGTTATTGAAAGTAATGCTGAAGATGGGATGGCAAAAAAATTAAGGGAATTATTTAATTTATAG
- the tsaD gene encoding tRNA (adenosine(37)-N6)-threonylcarbamoyltransferase complex transferase subunit TsaD has protein sequence MKILAFESSCDETSVAVVEDGKKILSNIISTQIDIHKEFGGVVPEIASRHHIENILPVFTEALEKANCELSDIDYIAVTNTPGLIGSLLVGLMFAKSLSYANNIPLIPVNHINGHIFSSFIDNDVKLPAISLVVSGGHTNLYYIYEENGKIITDLLGETLDDAVGETYDKIARILGLEYPGGPHIDRLSVNGEDILKIKKPKVDGYNFSFSGIKTFITNYVNSQNMKGNPFSKEDIAKSLQEIIVNVLYDKILMAVKEKDVKTILVAGGVSANRRLREKFSEFTNLKTDENEQIQVHFPKLEYCTDNAAMIGVAAYYDLKNNSQINLEKQYDVDAISTKLEK, from the coding sequence ATGAAAATACTTGCATTTGAATCATCTTGTGATGAAACTTCTGTTGCAGTTGTTGAGGATGGGAAAAAGATTTTAAGCAATATTATTTCCACACAAATTGATATTCACAAAGAATTTGGCGGTGTAGTGCCTGAAATTGCTTCACGGCACCATATAGAAAATATTTTACCAGTATTTACCGAAGCTCTGGAAAAAGCAAATTGTGAATTAAGCGACATTGATTATATCGCAGTAACAAATACTCCTGGACTTATCGGCTCTTTACTTGTAGGCCTAATGTTTGCAAAATCCCTAAGCTATGCCAATAACATTCCATTAATTCCAGTAAATCATATTAACGGACATATTTTCTCAAGTTTCATTGACAATGATGTAAAATTGCCTGCAATATCACTAGTTGTATCAGGTGGGCATACAAATTTGTATTATATTTATGAAGAAAATGGAAAAATAATTACTGATTTACTTGGTGAAACATTAGATGATGCGGTCGGAGAAACTTATGACAAAATTGCCAGAATATTGGGACTGGAATATCCTGGAGGTCCACATATTGACAGACTATCAGTAAATGGTGAAGATATTTTAAAAATAAAAAAACCAAAAGTTGATGGCTACAATTTTAGTTTTAGTGGGATAAAAACTTTTATAACTAATTATGTAAATAGCCAAAATATGAAAGGTAATCCATTTTCAAAAGAAGATATTGCAAAATCTCTTCAGGAAATTATTGTAAATGTGCTATATGATAAAATTTTGATGGCTGTGAAAGAAAAAGATGTGAAAACGATACTTGTTGCAGGCGGCGTTTCTGCAAATAGACGGCTTCGTGAAAAATTTTCAGAATTTACAAATTTAAAGACTGATGAAAATGAGCAAATTCAAGTTCATTTTCCTAAACTGGAATATTGTACAGACAATGCAGCTATGATAGGAGTTGCGGCTTATTATGATTTAAAAAATAATTCTCAAATTAATTTGGAAAAACAGTATGATGTGGATGCGATTTCTACAAAATTAGAAAAATAA
- a CDS encoding MBL fold metallo-hydrolase: MIEKIKIGLNNLYLFKNKNDEYLLIDTGVHVKKKKILKRIIQKIGEAKKIKVIVLSHSHTDHVGNLKILIDAIGDVRVIAHKNSENILETGKSVIPNGFYPFTEKISKKLKSKKNFTKNIFPKLEKIDMEKVIFINFLQQERILLSKYGFGNMEIIETKGHSDDSISLAVFDEKNNEKYLFCGDMVQNLCFKFPLIPLFGENKEELIESWKKIILNGYDKIFPATGKEITARDLIRRLGKDEKNRI; this comes from the coding sequence ATGATAGAAAAAATAAAAATTGGGTTAAATAATTTGTATTTATTTAAAAATAAAAATGATGAATATTTATTGATAGATACGGGGGTACATGTAAAAAAGAAAAAAATTTTGAAGAGAATAATTCAGAAAATTGGAGAGGCAAAAAAGATAAAAGTGATAGTTCTAAGCCATTCTCACACTGATCATGTGGGAAATTTGAAAATACTCATTGATGCAATTGGAGATGTTAGAGTTATTGCACATAAAAATTCTGAAAATATATTAGAAACAGGAAAAAGTGTTATTCCAAATGGATTTTATCCATTTACAGAAAAGATTTCTAAAAAATTGAAAAGTAAAAAGAATTTTACTAAAAATATCTTTCCAAAATTGGAGAAAATTGATATGGAAAAAGTAATTTTTATTAATTTTTTACAACAGGAAAGGATTTTGCTTTCAAAATATGGTTTTGGGAATATGGAAATTATTGAAACAAAGGGACATTCAGATGATTCGATTTCTCTTGCAGTTTTTGATGAAAAAAATAATGAGAAATATTTGTTTTGTGGGGATATGGTTCAGAACTTATGTTTTAAATTTCCGTTAATTCCATTATTTGGGGAAAATAAGGAAGAATTGATTGAAAGTTGGAAAAAGATTATCCTGAATGGCTATGATAAAATTTTTCCTGCGACAGGGAAAGAGATTACGGCACGAGATTTGATTAGGAGATTGGGGAAAGATGAAAAAAATAGAATTTAA
- a CDS encoding thioredoxin family protein, with product MGTFEDYLKFEVTEAQEDKKQLRIIEKISLSEETEKAIKGIDKDITIIAVAQVYCPDCRATVPFLKKFSDLNNKIKIDYRSRETAKEFFPNTDEKIKIPTLISYVDGKYNIFWNEFPAVVKNEMDKNPENFEDIKYNFRIGKFNAQIEKELVDYLTSL from the coding sequence ATGGGAACATTTGAAGATTATTTAAAATTTGAAGTGACTGAAGCACAAGAAGACAAAAAGCAGCTAAGAATTATAGAAAAAATTTCTTTATCAGAAGAAACTGAAAAGGCTATAAAAGGTATAGATAAGGATATTACAATTATCGCCGTGGCACAAGTTTACTGTCCAGATTGCCGTGCAACTGTCCCTTTCCTAAAAAAATTCAGCGACTTGAATAATAAAATAAAAATCGACTACCGTTCAAGAGAAACTGCCAAAGAATTTTTTCCAAATACAGATGAAAAAATAAAAATACCTACTTTAATTTCGTATGTTGACGGAAAATACAATATTTTTTGGAATGAATTTCCAGCTGTAGTAAAAAATGAAATGGATAAAAATCCAGAAAATTTTGAAGACATTAAGTACAATTTCAGAATTGGAAAATTTAATGCACAAATTGAAAAGGAACTGGTTGACTACTTGACTTCTTTATAA
- a CDS encoding HAD family hydrolase, translating to MYKAVISDLDGTLLSRGHHVTKFTKDITKEIIKKGINFYIASGRSYDQIGYITEQLEVKIPIIAANGARIFDADGNMIYEKGLPKEAAEAILGLDYESIAEGSHLNIFSGNDWIITKGTAQKVYDRISRDVKVDFKEVPKNELKNLDILKIFYIGEHEQLINLEKAILKIRNDVNVIFVTDYCMEIMAKGANKGAAAKFLLEREGLELKDAVAFGDGENDFEMLTMVGKGYAMGNSIDRLRKLLPTDFEFVGANTEDGEAVKLQELFLERAKNI from the coding sequence ATGTATAAAGCAGTTATCAGTGATTTGGATGGAACTTTACTAAGCAGAGGGCATCATGTTACAAAATTTACTAAAGATATAACAAAGGAAATAATAAAAAAAGGAATAAACTTTTATATTGCTTCAGGTAGAAGTTATGACCAGATTGGGTATATAACTGAGCAGCTTGAGGTAAAAATTCCTATTATAGCTGCAAATGGTGCAAGAATCTTTGATGCAGATGGAAATATGATTTATGAAAAAGGCTTGCCAAAAGAAGCGGCAGAGGCAATCTTGGGGCTGGATTATGAAAGCATAGCTGAAGGTTCACATTTAAATATTTTTTCAGGAAACGACTGGATTATTACAAAGGGAACGGCTCAAAAAGTGTATGACAGAATTTCGAGGGATGTAAAAGTTGACTTTAAGGAAGTCCCAAAGAATGAATTGAAAAACTTGGATATTTTAAAAATATTCTACATTGGAGAACATGAGCAGCTTATAAACTTGGAAAAAGCCATCTTGAAAATAAGAAATGATGTAAATGTTATTTTTGTTACCGATTATTGTATGGAAATTATGGCAAAAGGAGCCAATAAGGGTGCAGCGGCAAAATTCCTGTTAGAAAGAGAAGGCTTGGAACTGAAGGATGCGGTAGCTTTTGGTGATGGTGAAAACGATTTTGAAATGCTTACAATGGTTGGGAAAGGTTATGCGATGGGAAATTCCATAGACAGATTAAGAAAACTGCTGCCAACGGATTTTGAATTTGTTGGAGCAAATACAGAAGATGGAGAAGCTGTGAAATTGCAGGAATTGTTTTTGGAAAGAGCAAAGAATATTTAA
- a CDS encoding GNAT family N-acetyltransferase: MKKIEFKIIQNNDYSDEIRNILDEEEMESLVQVKYEKVPNLFESLQKDSEKTPIIVVGIDTENDNLVGVGACSIFKNNIGYLNSFRIKKEYRNKVNFGKAYKMLITEAKKCGVKTVITTILEENKITQKILTKRRKSMPIYEFYKNIVFFSLKNSRKGDLAVNDEEILNYGNFEIHLKNKANKKYVVMDYKKIYKFLYKFRKVIAFFGYPEMPEINKISNFLYATFVLKDKNVDMEKNKKEFRKAVKSIQNKGYNCDFFMIGSYENSFLEKNLNKMKVFKYKSKMYRVFYEKNCNCENNEETKDEDLEFLLWNL, encoded by the coding sequence ATGAAAAAAATAGAATTTAAAATTATTCAAAATAATGATTACAGCGATGAAATAAGAAATATTCTGGATGAAGAGGAAATGGAATCGCTTGTACAGGTAAAATATGAGAAAGTGCCGAATTTATTTGAATCATTGCAAAAAGATAGTGAAAAGACACCGATTATCGTGGTAGGAATTGATACTGAAAATGACAATCTTGTGGGTGTTGGGGCTTGTTCTATTTTTAAAAATAATATCGGGTATTTAAATTCATTTAGAATAAAAAAAGAATATAGAAATAAAGTTAATTTTGGCAAGGCTTACAAGATGTTAATAACAGAAGCCAAAAAATGTGGAGTAAAAACCGTAATTACGACTATTCTTGAAGAAAATAAAATAACACAAAAAATTTTGACAAAAAGGCGAAAAAGTATGCCAATTTATGAGTTTTACAAAAATATTGTATTTTTTAGTTTGAAAAATAGTAGAAAAGGTGATTTGGCAGTAAACGATGAGGAAATTTTAAATTATGGAAATTTTGAAATTCACTTGAAAAATAAGGCTAATAAAAAATATGTTGTGATGGACTATAAAAAAATTTATAAATTTTTGTATAAATTTAGAAAAGTGATAGCATTTTTTGGATATCCAGAAATGCCTGAAATTAATAAAATTTCAAATTTTTTGTATGCAACTTTTGTTTTAAAGGATAAAAATGTAGATATGGAAAAAAATAAAAAAGAGTTTAGAAAAGCTGTAAAATCTATTCAAAATAAAGGTTATAATTGTGATTTTTTTATGATTGGAAGTTATGAAAACTCGTTTTTGGAGAAGAATTTGAATAAAATGAAGGTTTTTAAGTACAAGAGCAAGATGTATAGGGTTTTTTATGAGAAAAATTGTAATTGTGAAAATAATGAAGAAACTAAAGATGAGGATTTGGAATTTTTACTTTGGAATTTATAA